Proteins encoded within one genomic window of bacterium:
- a CDS encoding Hsp20/alpha crystallin family protein: MDRFNRWQNISPALLRTLEDLRAEFQQALGPTAIPAGNWSPAVDVFETETEWVFLVELAGLKQEDIRIHLDGDELTLAGDRPYMEPEGAKAHRIERTYGSFQRTFRLPPNTNHERIKANLKEGILSLRLPKVEAARSRAIQISQEE, from the coding sequence ATGGATCGGTTCAACCGCTGGCAGAACATCTCCCCGGCGCTCCTGCGCACCCTTGAGGACCTGCGCGCCGAGTTCCAGCAGGCGCTGGGCCCCACCGCGATCCCCGCCGGCAACTGGTCTCCCGCCGTGGACGTGTTCGAGACCGAGACCGAGTGGGTGTTCTTGGTCGAGCTTGCGGGCCTCAAGCAGGAGGACATCCGAATCCACCTCGACGGCGACGAGCTGACGCTCGCGGGCGATCGCCCCTACATGGAGCCCGAAGGCGCCAAGGCCCACCGCATCGAGCGCACCTACGGCTCCTTCCAGCGGACCTTCCGCCTGCCGCCCAACACCAACCACGAGCGGATCAAGGCGAACCTCAAGGAGGGCATCCTGAGCCTGCGCCTGCCCAAGGTCGAGGCCGCGCGCTCCCGCGCGATCCAGATCAGCCAAGAGGAGTAG
- a CDS encoding MCP four helix bundle domain-containing protein, giving the protein MRVQSRILLGYSPVLAILAALLTLAIATSTLSARASDRAFDKTLPAIVAGEELLSLARNLEALEYVYFLEVEAPAQGARAMAEFDRASQEFEGYYQSAEAVADTPVERRYLADIDQAYKTFITIDRQIRERLAKGQVAAAYRLNATESLVAYERFSRSASALVAYNREQLVTARSAIAHRRNTMLALLAGAGVLALLLGLWVGVRLARILARPLAELEQGAEQIAKGTFKLPPPSREVAGIAEIRGLYDALAWMVRSLEGLARDLREANASLERKVASRTAALEETKRALEATVAELRSLDKLKSDFLSVVSHELLTPINFVTGYGSTLSEGLLGELSDVQREAVDKMLEGASRLTRIVRNLLDYTRMEAGELSVRSQPVDVAELLHETYAEFAPLFARKDLALSLSLPPELPLAWGDPARIHQVLGELLDNAAKFTGSGGSVGIEAQCAADAVEITVQDTGVGIAPDVLPHVFERFYQGDSTSTRAYGGTGIGLTLSKRLAEEMGGALAIASVLGEGTRAVLRLRRSTPLG; this is encoded by the coding sequence ATGCGCGTACAGTCCCGCATCCTCCTCGGCTACAGCCCGGTGCTCGCCATCCTCGCGGCGCTCCTGACGCTTGCGATCGCCACGAGCACCCTCTCGGCCCGTGCCTCCGACCGAGCGTTCGACAAGACCCTACCCGCCATCGTTGCGGGCGAGGAGCTGCTGTCGCTGGCGCGTAACCTGGAGGCCCTGGAGTACGTCTACTTCCTCGAGGTCGAGGCCCCGGCTCAGGGTGCGCGCGCCATGGCCGAATTCGATCGGGCGAGCCAGGAGTTCGAGGGCTATTACCAAAGCGCCGAGGCCGTCGCGGACACCCCCGTCGAGCGCCGCTACCTCGCCGATATCGACCAGGCGTACAAGACCTTCATCACGATTGATCGGCAGATCCGCGAGCGCCTCGCCAAGGGCCAGGTCGCGGCGGCCTATCGGCTGAACGCCACCGAGTCCCTGGTAGCCTACGAACGCTTCTCGCGCTCGGCGAGCGCCCTGGTGGCCTACAACCGCGAGCAGCTTGTCACGGCGCGGTCCGCCATCGCCCACCGCCGAAACACGATGCTGGCGCTCTTGGCAGGGGCGGGGGTCCTCGCGTTGCTGCTCGGACTCTGGGTCGGCGTGCGGCTCGCGCGGATCCTCGCGCGCCCGCTGGCCGAGCTTGAACAGGGGGCCGAGCAGATCGCAAAGGGCACCTTCAAGCTGCCGCCGCCTAGCCGCGAGGTGGCCGGCATCGCCGAGATCCGGGGGCTGTACGATGCGCTGGCCTGGATGGTGCGATCGCTGGAGGGACTCGCCCGCGACCTGCGCGAGGCCAATGCGAGCCTCGAGCGTAAGGTCGCCTCACGCACCGCCGCCTTGGAGGAGACCAAGCGCGCGCTCGAGGCCACCGTCGCGGAGTTGCGATCGCTCGATAAGCTCAAGAGCGACTTTCTCTCGGTGGTCAGTCACGAGCTGTTGACCCCCATCAACTTCGTGACCGGCTACGGCTCGACCTTGAGCGAGGGCCTGCTCGGTGAGTTGAGCGACGTGCAGCGCGAGGCCGTGGACAAGATGCTCGAAGGGGCCTCGCGCCTGACGCGGATCGTGCGGAACCTGCTCGACTACACCCGCATGGAGGCAGGTGAGTTGAGCGTCCGCTCCCAGCCCGTCGACGTCGCCGAGCTCCTGCACGAGACGTATGCCGAGTTCGCGCCGCTGTTCGCGCGCAAGGACCTCGCCCTCTCGCTGTCGCTGCCACCCGAGCTACCGCTCGCCTGGGGGGATCCCGCCCGCATCCACCAGGTGCTGGGCGAGCTGCTCGACAACGCCGCCAAGTTCACCGGGAGCGGCGGCAGCGTGGGGATAGAGGCGCAGTGCGCCGCGGACGCCGTGGAGATCACGGTACAGGATACCGGCGTCGGCATCGCGCCGGACGTGCTCCCGCACGTCTTCGAGCGCTTCTACCAGGGGGATTCGACCAGCACCCGCGCCTACGGCGGGACCGGGATCGGCCTGACGCTTTCCAAGCGGCTCGCCGAGGAGATGGGCGGCGCGCTTGCGATCGCAAGCGTCCTCGGCGAGGGGACCCGGGCGGTGCTCAGGCTGCGCCGTTCTACTCCTCTTGGCTGA